The Petrotoga mobilis SJ95 genomic sequence ACTTCTGGCCTTATTACCATATTTCTTACGCGGTTAGAAAAGATGTACTTGATGAATACCCTGAAATTGAAGAAATTTTAAGACCTCTCACACAGTACCTAAACCAAGACATTTTAATAAGACTCAATTACAGAGTAGATGTTGATGGTGTTGAACCAGAAGTTGTTGCAAGAGATTATTTACAAGGTTTAGGTTTAATAGAATAATCTCAGTTATCACATTAAAAGCCAGGAATCTCCTGGCTTTTTATTTTCTTAAAGAGTTCGACAATCTTGAACCAACAAATTGAATTATCTGAGTTAAGAAGATTAATATTGCCACGTCGTATAGAAGCACATCCATTCTAAACCTTTGATATCCGTAGTTTATTGCCATTGCCCCCAGGCCTCCGGCTCCAACAGCTCCAGCAATAGCCGTATAAGTTATTAGATTTATAATCAACAAAGTGATATTTGAAACCATTTCCGGAGCGGTCTCAGGTAATAATACTTTCAATATAAACTGTCTGTTGGTCATACCCATAGACACAGACGTGTCTAGTAAACCTTGTGAAAGATTGTTAAAAGAAGTTTCAGCCAATCTTGCCATAAACGGAATGGCTGCTATAGACAATGGTACAATCGCTGCGGTTGATCCGATTATTGTTCCTGTTAATAATCTAGTTAAAGGGATTATCAAAATAATAAGGATGATAAAAGGTATTGATCTAAATATATTTACAATCCAATCTAAAACGGAATACCAAGTTTTTGTTGCATTTTTATCACTTTTAGACAACATGTAGAGCGCTATACCCAAAGGAATACCCAACAAAATAGCTATAAAGCCAGACACAAAAGTCATGTATAACGTTTCAAAAGTAGCTATAAATAGATCTTGGATCATTTATTTCAACACCTCAACTTTGTAAACATTAGCAGAGAGCTCTTCTAAAAACTTTTCCATTTCCCTTTGTGTGGAAATAACCTCAACTATCAAAGTCCCATAGGGATTGTCTTTCAAATGTTCTATCTTACCGTAAAGTATATTCAATGTGATGTCATATTTTTTGGTAATATTATGTAAGATAGGTTCATGTGTCTTTTCTCCCCAAAAAACTATCTTTATCAACCTATCGTTTTCTCCCTTAACCACCTCTTTTACCCTTTTCCAATCTATGTTTATTTCTTGATAAAATTCTTTATTCAGTTCATTTTCTTTTTCAATAAAAAACTCGTGAACTTTACCAAAAAAATCAACGGTTCCATTTTTTAAATAAACAACTTTATCACAAATCTTTTTAATCACATCCATCTCATGAGTAACAATCAAAATTGACTTTTTCATACTCTTATTGATTTCCAATATAAGATCTAAAATTCTCTGTGTTGTGCTTGGATCTAAAGATGATGTGGGTTCATCAAACAAAATAATATCAGGATTATTTATCAATGCCCTTGCTATAGCTGTTCTTTGCTTCTCTCCTCCCGATAACTGTGAAGGATAAGAATCCTTTTTATGAAGAAGGTTGACCTCTTCCAATAACTTATTAACACGAACTTCTATTTCTTTTTTAGGTACCTTTTCAATTTCAAGGGGAAGAGACACATTTTCATATACCGTTCTAGAACTCAACAAGTTGAAATGTTGGAATACTATACTAATCTTTTTTCTCACGTTTCTCAATTGGTTATTATTTAATTTTGTTAGATCTACTTTATCCAAGAAAATTTCCCCGGAAGTAGGAGGTTGGAGCAGGTTCATCGTTCTCAAAAGAGACGTTTTACCCGCTCCAGATAACCCTATAATCCCCAGAATTTCTCCATCTTCAACTGTAAAATTTACGTTTTTTAAGACATGATTTTTGTCATCATATATGAGATTAAGATTTTTTATTGTTAACAACTACGTTTCTCCTTTTGTATTATTTTATGAAAGTTCAAAATACAGGTACTACCGCACCATTATAATTTTCTAAAATAAATTTTCTAACCTTATCGGTTGTTAAAACTTCAACCAAAGCTTTTACTAGTTCATCGTCGACACGGCTTTCTTTTACAGCTATTACGTTGGCATATGGAGATTGAGCCCCTTCAAAGAATACCGCATCTTCCAATGGATTCAACCCAGCTTCTATAGCATAATTTGTGTTAATTATAGCCCCGACAACATTTTTATCTTCCTTATAAGTCCTAGGCAAATACGGTGCTTCAAGCTCTTTGAATACCAAACCGTATGGATTTTCAACAATATCCTTGATAGTTGCCACTAAAGGATCCTCTCTCTCCCTAAGCTTAATCACTCCATATTCTTGAAGAAGCAACAAAGATCTACCTTCGTTGGTAACATCGTTAGGAACTATGATTAAATCGCCTTTTTTAAGGTCCTTTAACTCTTTCTTTAAATAAAACCCCATAGGTTCAACATGGATCTTAGCGACAGATACCAAATCTGGCAGCTTACGTTCCCTTTTAAAAGTTTCTAAATATGGTTCATGCTGAAAGTAATTCGCATCTATAGAACCGTCTTCCAAAGCCAAATTAGGTTGAACATAATCTGTAAAAATCACTATCTCCAGTTCGACACCCGTTTTTTCTTTGAAATCATCTTTTACGAACTCTAAGATCTCGGCATGGGGAACTGGAGTAGCTCCAACTTTGAAGGTATTACCACCAAGACCAAACAAAGCATACCCTTCCACGAAAAACAATGTTAAAAAAACAAATAATGAAACCAAAACCTTTAC encodes the following:
- a CDS encoding methionine ABC transporter permease is translated as MIQDLFIATFETLYMTFVSGFIAILLGIPLGIALYMLSKSDKNATKTWYSVLDWIVNIFRSIPFIILIILIIPLTRLLTGTIIGSTAAIVPLSIAAIPFMARLAETSFNNLSQGLLDTSVSMGMTNRQFILKVLLPETAPEMVSNITLLIINLITYTAIAGAVGAGGLGAMAINYGYQRFRMDVLLYDVAILIFLTQIIQFVGSRLSNSLRK
- a CDS encoding methionine ABC transporter ATP-binding protein, which codes for MLTIKNLNLIYDDKNHVLKNVNFTVEDGEILGIIGLSGAGKTSLLRTMNLLQPPTSGEIFLDKVDLTKLNNNQLRNVRKKISIVFQHFNLLSSRTVYENVSLPLEIEKVPKKEIEVRVNKLLEEVNLLHKKDSYPSQLSGGEKQRTAIARALINNPDIILFDEPTSSLDPSTTQRILDLILEINKSMKKSILIVTHEMDVIKKICDKVVYLKNGTVDFFGKVHEFFIEKENELNKEFYQEINIDWKRVKEVVKGENDRLIKIVFWGEKTHEPILHNITKKYDITLNILYGKIEHLKDNPYGTLIVEVISTQREMEKFLEELSANVYKVEVLK
- a CDS encoding MetQ/NlpA family ABC transporter substrate-binding protein; translated protein: MKRSKSVVKVLVSLFVFLTLFFVEGYALFGLGGNTFKVGATPVPHAEILEFVKDDFKEKTGVELEIVIFTDYVQPNLALEDGSIDANYFQHEPYLETFKRERKLPDLVSVAKIHVEPMGFYLKKELKDLKKGDLIIVPNDVTNEGRSLLLLQEYGVIKLREREDPLVATIKDIVENPYGLVFKELEAPYLPRTYKEDKNVVGAIINTNYAIEAGLNPLEDAVFFEGAQSPYANVIAVKESRVDDELVKALVEVLTTDKVRKFILENYNGAVVPVF